In Cervus elaphus chromosome 5, mCerEla1.1, whole genome shotgun sequence, the following proteins share a genomic window:
- the LOC122693133 gene encoding disintegrin and metalloproteinase domain-containing protein 1a-like, translating to MSFVPRVTSTPGFIYLGAQGRAAAAAGHKPCIINGLTRATSVAASVRDSASILPSLPKRQVAMSEAIRVLHTWAPQMKGLRRALVPGLARARLGILLFLVLISLPSLYCDLGSLYHSSYEIVIPKRLTVEAREDQAEKLSYMLFMQGQRQLIHLTVKRDYFVDNFPVFSYHNGILGREMPLISQDCHYEGYIEGVPGSFVSVNTCSGLRGLLIKEEKSYGVEPVHSSKRFEHVLYAMGHEAQVSCSVTSKDSQVASTSQQPQSARPHSLQVPSDLWSRTKYVEMFVVVNNQRFQMWGGDVNQTVQRVMDIIALANSFTRGINTEVVLAGMEIWTEGDLTEVPVDLQVALRNFNSWRQEKLFHRVKHDVAHMIVGQHPQEGMGQAFLGGACSSDFAAAVESFHHEDVLLFAALMVHELGHNLGIRHDHSACICKDRPFCLMRENITKESGFSNCSSDSFHQFLWEHKGACLFNKPGHKGRLRRDSNCGDGIVEGDEQCDCGSACDVDKCCDTSCKLKPTALCYPGPCCNATCQYKQTGHSCRPASGECDLPEFCLGTSGECPPDTYKLDGSLCKGAYYCVQGVCRSADAQCSEMYGYPAKAASEDCFRSFNGKGNRFGNCGIPSAGGSAYTRCENENIFCGKMICTNVQRLPETEVNYTLLQTPYADDYCWSMDLYGVQDVPDSGDTKKGSLCGSRKVCMNFTCSDVSVLGYDCDIKVKCNEKGVCNNRKNCHCDDGFSPPDCKNPGTGGSVDSGIPSLVNSETESGGGGNATVAPSATNSIVGMLTSLTALFLILLLLLIILCACMCRKKDKGEAAKPKEEPAVPAAAPTAAAVPEEAPPEGEAEEEEEEEEEEEEEEEEESEP from the exons ATGTCATTTGTCCCACGGGTGACCAGCACACCGGGGTTTATCTATCTGGGGGCACAAGGCAG agcagctgctgctgctggacaCAAGCCCTGCATCATCAACGGACTCACCAGGGCCACGTCAGTGGCAGCGTCTGTGAGAGACTCTGCCTCTATACTGCCTTCTCTACCGAAAAGGCAGGTGGCTATGTCTGAGGCTATCCGAGTGCTTCACACTTGGGCTCCTCAGATGAAGGGCTTGAGGCGGGCCCTGGTGCCAGGACTTGCACGTGCCAGGTTGGGGATCCTGTTGTTCTTGGTACTGATTTCTCTGCCAAGCCTGTACTGTGACCTGGGCTCACTATATCACTCTTCCTATGAAATAGTCATTCCCAAGAGGCTGACAGTGGAAGCAAGGGAAGACCAAGCGGAAAAGCTCTCCTATATGCTATTTATGCAGGGCCAGAGGCAGCTGATTCACCTGACGGTGAAGAGAGACTACTTTGTGGATAACTTCCCGGTCTTCAGCTACCACAATGGCATCCTGGGGCGAGAGATGCCTCTCATCTCGCAGGACTGTCACTACGAAGGCTACATAGAAGGAGTCCCAGGTTCTTTTGTTTCTGTCAACACCTGTTCAGGCCTCAGGGGCCTCCTGATTAAGGAGGAAAAATCCTATGGCGTTGAGCCCGTGCACTCTTCCAAACGGTTTGAGCACGTGTTGTACGCCATGGGCCACGAAGCTCAAGTCTCCTGTAGCGTCACGTCCAAGGACAGCCAAGTGGCGTCCACCAGCCAGCAACCACAGAGCGCCAGGCCTCACAGCTTGCAGGTGCCATCCGACTTGTGGTCACGTACCAAGTACGTGGAGATGTTTGTCGTGGTCAACAACCAGCGGTTCCAAATGTGGGGCGGTGACGTCAATCAGACAGTCCAGAGAGTAATGGACATCATAGCTCTGGCCAACAGCTTCACAAGGGGAATAAACACAGAGGTGGTGCTGGCTGGAATGGAGATTTGGACTGAGGGGGACCTCACAGAGGTCCCCGTGGACCTGCAAGTTGCACTCAGGAATTTCAACAGCTGGAGACAAGAGAAGCTCTTCCATCGTGTGAAGCATGATGTTGCCCACATGATCGTGGGACAGCATCCTCAAGAGGGTATGGGGCAGGCATTTCTCGGTGGTGCCTGCTCAAGTGATTTTGCAGCAGCCGTGGAATCCTTCCACCACGAGGATGTCCTCCTGTTTGCAGCACTCATGGTCCACGAGCTTGGACACAACTTGGGTATTCGGCACGACCATTCGGCCTGCATTTGTAAAGATAGGCCCTTCTGCCTCATGCGTGAAAACATCACTAAAGAAAGTGGCTTCAGCAACTGCAGCTCTGACTCCTTCCACCAGTTCCTCTGGGAACACAAGGGGGCCTGCCTGTTTAACAAGCCTGGGCACAAAGGCCGCTTACGGAGGGATTCGAACTGTGGCGATGGCATTGTAGAAGGAGATGAGCAGTGTGACTGTGGTAGTGCATGTGACGTGGACAAATGTTGTGACACATCATGTAAACTGAAGCCGACTGCATTGTGTTATCCTGGACCCTGCTGTAATGCTACATGCCAATATAAACAAACTGGACACAGTTGCCGTCCTGCTTCAGGAGAATGTGACCTTCCAGAATTTTGTCTTGGTACCTCTGGGGAGTGTCCCCCAGACACCTACAAGCTCGATGGTTCACTATGTAAGGGTGCTTACTACTGTGTTCAGGGTGTATGCAGGTCTGCTGATGCTCAGTGTTCTGAAATGTATGGGTATCCGGCAAAAGCTGCTTCAGAAGACTGTTTTCGGTCATTTAATGGAAAAGGGAACAGATTTGGAAACTGTGGTATTCCCAGTGCCGGTGGCTCAGCATATACTAGATGTGAAAATGAGAATATATTTTGTGGGAAAATGATATGTACAAATGTTCAAAGGCTACCAGAGACTGAAGTCAATTATACATTGCTTCAGACCCCTTATGCAGATGACTATTGCTGGTCCATGGATCTGTATGGTGTTCAGGATGTCCCAGATTCTGGAGATACAAAGAAGGGCAGTCTTTGTGGCTCACGGAAAGTCTGCATGAACTTCACCTGCTCAGATGTCAGTGTTCTTGGGTACGATTGTGATATAAAGGTAAAGTGTAACGAGAAAGGAGTTTGCAACAATAGAAAGAACTGCCATTGCGATGATGGTTTTTCCCCTCCTGACTGCAAAAACCCAGGAACTGGTGGTAGTGTGGACAGTGGCATCCCTAGTTTGGTTAATAGCGAAACAGAGTCTGGAGGTGGCGGAAATGCTACCGTAGCTCCCTCAGCCACTAATTCTATCGTAGGCATGTTAACCTCATTAACTGCATTATTTTTGATCTTATTATTACTACTTATAATTCTTTGTGCCTGCATGTGTCGTaaaaaggacaaaggagaagctgctAAACCAAAAGAGGAACCAGCTGTCCCAGCAGCGGCTCCCACGGCAGCAGCTGTCCCGGAAGAGGCACCTCCAGAAGGGGAGGccgaagaggaagaggaggaagaggaggaggaggaagaagaggaagaggaagaatcaGAGCCATAA